In the Manis javanica isolate MJ-LG chromosome 14, MJ_LKY, whole genome shotgun sequence genome, one interval contains:
- the LOC108391938 gene encoding olfactory receptor 2T29-like — protein MEDTTWKANHSGRSEFILLGIFSQSKHPALLCVVIFVVFLMALSGNTIMILLIRSEARLHTPMYFFISQLSLMDMTYISVTVPKMLMDWVMGVNAISAPGCGMQMFLYVTLAGSEFFLLAAMAYDRYAAICHPLHYPVLMNHRVCVLLVSICWLLGSVDGFLFTPITMTFPFCGSWEIHHFFCEVPAVLKLSCSDTSMYEIFMYLCCILMLLIPVTIISGSYYFILLTIHRMNSAEGRRKAFATCSSHMTVVTLFYGAAVYTYMLPSSSHTPEKDMVVSVFYTILTPVLNPLIYSLRNKDVMGALKKMLNVGPVFQETMK, from the coding sequence ATGGAGGACACCACCTGGAAGGCCAACCACTCAGGAAGGTCAGAGTTCATCCTGCTGGGAATCTTCAGTCAATCCAAACACCCAGCTCTCCTTTGTGTGGTCATTTTTGTGGTTTTCCTGATGGCCTTGTCTGGAAACACCATCATGATCCTTCTGATACGCTCTGAGGCccgcctccacacccccatgtactttttcatcaGCCAGTTGTCTCTCATGGATATGACGTACATTTCCGTCACTGTGCCCAAGATGCTCATGGACTGGGTCATGGGTGTGAACGCGATCTCAGCCCCCGGATGTGGGATGCAGATGTTCCTCTATGTGACACTGGCAGGATCAGAATTTTTCCTCCTGGCCGCCATGGCTTATGATCGCTATGCAgccatctgccatcctctccaTTACCCTGTCCTCATGAACCACAGGGTGTGTGTCCTACTGGTATCTATTTGCTGGCTCCTGGGATCAGTGGATGGCTTCTTGttcactcccatcaccatgaccTTCCCCTTCTGTGGGTCCTGGGAGATCCATCATTTTTTCTGTGAAGTCCCTGCTGTATTGAAGCTCTCCTGCTCAGACACCTCCATGTATGAAATTTTCATGTACCTCTGCTGCATCCTCATGCTGCTCATCCCTGTGACCATCATTTCAGGTTCTTACTACTTCATCCTCCTCACCATCCACAGGATGAACTCAGCAGAGGGCCGGAGGAAGGCCtttgccacctgctcctcccacatgaCTGTGGTCACCCTCTTCTATGGGGCTGCCGTCTACACCTACAtgctccccagctcctcccacacccctgagAAGGACATGGTGGTGTCTGTATTTTACACCATACTCACTCCTGTGCTAAACCCTTTAATCTATAGTCTAAGGAATAAGGATGTTATGGGGGCTCTGAAGAAAATGCTGAATGTGGGACCTGTCTTTCAGGAAACCATGAAGTAG